The Punica granatum isolate Tunisia-2019 chromosome 4, ASM765513v2, whole genome shotgun sequence genome has a window encoding:
- the LOC116204634 gene encoding uncharacterized protein C119.09c-like → MYVKATPPTDLNRNTEWFTYPGVWTTYILILFFSWLLILSVFGCSPGMAWTIVHIAHFAVTYHCFHWKKGTPFSDDQGIYNRLTWWEQIDNGQQLTRNRKFLTVVPVVLYLIASHTTDYRNPMLFFNTLAVFVLVVAKFPNMHKVRIFGINADH, encoded by the exons ATGTACGTCAAGGCGACGCCGCCGACGGATCTGAACCGGAACACCGAGTGGTTCACGTACCCGGGCGTGTGGACCACCTATATCCTcattctcttcttctcctggCTCTTGATCCTCTCAGTCTTCGGTTGCTCCCCCGGCATGGCCTGGACAATCGTACATATCGCCCATTTCGCC GTTACATATCACTGCTTTCACTGGAAGAAGGGAACTCCTTTTTCTGATGATCAAGGGATTTACAATCGTTTGACTTGGTGGGAGCAGATAGATAATGGCCAGCAACTCACTCGGAATAGGAAGTTCTTGACTGTTGTACCTGTGGTGTT GTACTTGATAGCCTCACACACGACAGATTACAGAAATCCGATGCTCTTCTTTAATACCCTGGCAGTGTTCGTTCTGGTGGTGGCAAAGTTCCCAAACATGCACAAGGTTCGCATATTTGGCATAAATGCAGATCATTGA
- the LOC116205321 gene encoding transcription factor MYB1-like: protein MGRAPCCLKVGLRRGPWTLKEDNLLIDYIRTHGEGHWRSLPKKAGLLRCGKSCRLRWMNYLRPDIKRGNITADEEDLIIRLHSLLGNRWSLIAGRLPGRTDNEIKNYWNSHLSKRVNADKPYRSPKTRNDATNITKRNTRSPKNAEEINMITKIKVHQPKAVRLSFSPSSVLRNGRNSSYDNCVGEMSASGEGKCLVTNLERAAEDVDADNDQCENLMICSGCNVPSSSGPWHDDVNHILLPGTPSNREMLEKIFEEYQELLMAEDHVQLESFVDSLLV, encoded by the exons atgggaaGGGCACCATGTTGCTTGAAGGTGGGGCTAAGGAGAGGACCATGGACTCTCAAAGAAGATAATTTGCTCATCGACTACATTCGCACCCATGGCGAAGGCCATTGGAGATCCTTGCCCAAGAAAGCAG GGCTACTAAGGTGCGGGAAGAGCTGCAGGCTCAGGTGGATGAACTATCTCCGGCCAGACATCAAGAGAGGGAACATCACGGCCGACGAGGAGGACCTCATCATCCGCCTGCATTCCCTTCTAGGAAACCGATGGTCTCTCATTGCCGGAAGATTGCCAGGCCGAACTGACAATGAAATAAAGAACTACTGGAACTCTCACCTCAGCAAGAGAGTCAATGCTGATAAACCATATAGGAGTCCTAAGACGAGGAACGATGCCACAAACATCACGAAGCGCAACACTAGGAGTCCTAAGAATGCCGAGGAGATCAATATGATCACAAAAATCAAAGTCCACCAGCCAAAAGCCGTTAGGCTTTCATTCTCGCCCTCGTCAGTGCTTCGAAATGGTAGAAACTCTAGTTATGACAATTGCGTTGGTGAAATGTCAGCGAGTGGGGAAGGTAAATGTTTAGTGACGAATCTAGAAAGAGCAGCAGAAGATGTCGATGCTGACAACGATCAGTGTGAGAATCTAATGATCTGCTCGGGCTGCAACgtcccttcttcttctggtCCCTGGCACGACGACGTCAATCACATTCTCCTGCCCGGCACTCCAAGTAACAGGGAGATGCTGGAGAAGATCTTCGAGGAATATCAGGAGCTGCTGATGGCGGAGGACCACGTCCAGCTAGAATCGTTCGTAGATTCCTTGTTGGTTTAA
- the LOC116205320 gene encoding methyltransferase-like protein 17, mitochondrial, whose product MAALIPETAKRIFTPETLRSAAKQSQGCLVVPVRLRRAIKKYLREQEEPFLKRKVLRLSASFCEIKDVNLHLTTSTSKELVEDPFKSLEGSKRWKIKSAYGDIGLKYQDDETVAYVASRMPAVYSACYRVLKEVRRRLSGFSPARVLDFGAGTGSAFWALRDVWPQSLERVNLVEPSQSMQRAGRSLIQGAKNLPLIHSFDSIQSLSKNIEKSERQHDLVIASYVLGEIPSLQDRITIVRQLWDLTGDVLVLVEPGTPHGSKIISQMRSHILWMEKRKFRKSKGLNKESKDLVPLKTGAFVVAPCPHDGPCPLEKTGKYCHFVQRLERTSSQRAYKRSKGEPLRGFEDEKFCYVAFRRGQRPGEPWPLDGMTFETLKEQHAKRKSEDLEIDLEDLLKMQTIDAPSDVKDPVLYESDILESDINDEINDDGQEEGGEEETTQADLGGGWGRIIFSPVRRGRQVAMDVCRSTKRDGSEGAFEHIVVTKSKNPMLHHQARRSLWGDLWPF is encoded by the exons ATGGCCGCCCTGATACCGGAAACGGCCAAGAGGATATTCACGCCGGAGACCCTCCGGTCAGCTGCCAAGCAGTCTCAGGGCTGTCTCGTTGTCCCCGTCCGCCTCCGCCGCGCCATCAAGAAGTACCTCCGAG AGCAAGAGGAGCCGTTTCTAAAGAGGAAGGTGCTGAGGCTATCCGCTTCCTTCTGCGAAATTAAGGATGTGAACCTGCACCTCACCACTTCCACCTCGAAGGAGCTGGTTGAAGACCCTTTTAAGTCTCTGGAGGGCTCCAAAAGGTGGAAGATTAAGAGTGCGTACGGCGACATCGGCCTCAAGTACCAGGATGATGAGACTGTTGCTTATGTGGCTTCACGAATGCCCGCCGTTTATTCTGCTTGTTATAGGGTCCTCAAGGAG GTTCGGAGGAGGCTATCTGGGTTTTCTCCAGCGAGAGTATTAGATTTTGGTGCTGGAACGGGATCTGCTTTCTG GGCTCTGCGTGATGTTTGGCCTCAATCCTTAGAGAGAGTCAATTTGGTGGAGCCATCTCAATCAATGCAGCGCGCTGGTCGGAGCCTTATACAAG gtGCGAAGAATTTGCCGCTTATCCATAGCTTTGACAGCATTCAATCTTTAAGTAAGAACATCGAAAAGTCTGAGAGGCAACATGATCTTGTGATTGCT TCATATGTGTTGGGTGAGATACCATCTCTACAGGACCGAATTACAATAGTTCGCCAGCTATGGGATCTTACTGGGGATGTACTG GTTTTGGTTGAGCCAGGGACACCACATGGATCTAAAATTATCTCTCAGATGCGATCTCACATATTGTGGATGGAAAAAAGG AAATTCCGCAAATCTAAGGGGCTTAATAAGGAAAGTAAGGATTTGGTGCCTCTCAAGACTGGGGCATTTGTTGTTGCTCCT TGTCCTCATGACGGGCCCTGTCCCCTAGAGAAAACAGGAAAGTATTGTCATTTTGTTCAGCGCTTGGAAAGGACTTCATCTCAACGTGCATATAAG cGTTCTAAAGGGGAGCCTCTACGTGGATTTGAGGATGAGAAATTCTGTTATGTAGCTTTCAGACGGGGTCAGCGTccagg AGAACCTTGGCCTCTTGATGGCATGACGTTTGAGACATTGAAAGAGCAGCATGCTAAGAGAAAATCTGAAGATCTCGAAATTGATCTTG AGGACTTGCTGAAGATGCAAACAATTGATGCTCCATCCGATGTGAAGGATCCGGTGTTATATGAGTCTGACATCTTAGAAAGTGATATCAATGATGAAATTAACGATGATGGTCAggaggaaggaggagaagaggagaCAACCCAGGCTGATCTCGGGGGTGGTTGGGGCAGGATCATCTTCTCACCTGTCCGGAGGGGCCGGCAGGTTGCAATGGATGTGTGCCGATCGACCAAAAGGGACGGTTCAGAGGGTGCCTTTGAACATATAGTAGTCACAAAGAGTAAGAATCCAATGTTGCACCATCAGGCTCGGAGATCTCTATGGGGGGACCTATGGCCGTTTTGA
- the LOC116205977 gene encoding short-chain dehydrogenase TIC 32, chloroplastic-like, translated as MLQTVRYLIGTAGPSGYGSKSAAEEVTESCPDLRSVTAIITGATSGIGAEVARVLAKRGARLVLPARNLKAAEEARARIVAEFPDSEILVMALDLSSLSSVRKFASEFESLNLPLNLLINNAGKFTHNHAISEDGIEMTFATNYLGHFLLTKLLVNKMAETASATGIQGRIVNVTSGIHGWVSGDIIQNLGVITRNKRQYDATRAYALSKLCNVLHTKELAYRLKDMGANVTANCVHPGVVRTRLTREREGFITDLVFLLASKLLKTIPQAAATTCYAAVHPRLLNVSGKYFVDCNEATPSKQAMNLTEAARIWVFSDTVVSSKDPKAALENYLSSIN; from the exons ATGCTGCAGACGGTGAGGTACCTAATCGGCACGGCGGGGCCGAGCGGCTATGGCTCCAAGTCCGCCGCCGAAGAGGTCACCGAGAGCTGCCCCGACCTCCGCTCCGTCACCGCCATCATCACCG GTGCGACGTCAGGGATCGGAGCCGAAGTGGCTCGGGTGTTGGCGAAGCGAGGGGCCAGGCTGGTGCTCCCGGCCCGGAATCTGAAGGCGGCCGAGGAAGCCCGTGCCCGTATAGTGGCAGAGTTTCCTGACTCGGAGATCCTCGTCATGGCTCTCGACCTCAGCTCCCTCAGCTCCGTGAGGAAGTTTGCGTCCGAGTTCGAGTCCCTCAACTTGCCCCTCAACCTCCTCAT AAATAATGCTGGTAAGTTCACTCACAACCATGCAATATCCGAAGACGGGATCGAGATGACCTTCGCCACTAATTACTTAG GTCATTTCCTCTTGACGAAGCTGCTAGTGAACAAGATGGCTGAAACAGCAAGCGCCACCGGCATCCAGGGCCGGATAGTGAACGTTACATCGGGGATCCATGGCTGGGTCTCTGGCGACATAATCCAAAATCTTGGGGTCATAACCCGAAACAAGCG TCAGTACGACGCGACACGTGCCTATGCGCTCTCGAAGCTCTGCAACGTCTTGCACACCAAAGAGCTCGCTTACAGGCTCAAG GACATGGGGGCAAATGTGACAGCAAATTGCGTACATCCGGGCGTAGTGAGGACTCGGCTTACCCGAGAGCGAGAAGGCTTCATCACGG ATCTTGTGTTTTTATTGGCTTCCAAGCTTCTGAAGACGATCCCTCAG GCTGCTGCCACTACATGTTACGCTGCGGTTCATCCGAGGCTGTTGAATGTATCGGGGAAGTATTTCGTAGACTGCAACGAGGCTACTCCGTCAAAACAAGCCATGAACTTGACCGAAGCCGCAAGGATCTGGGTCTTCTCCGACACCGTAGTTTCTTCCAAGGACCCGAAAGCTGCTTTGGAAAATTATCTGTCATCGattaattag
- the LOC116203328 gene encoding uncharacterized protein LOC116203328 codes for MVVARGKKEGTLYMIVNSHDSIALASANSNADLWHCRLGHMSEKGMKQLCSKGKLSGLKTVKLGLCEDCVFGKQKRVSFSKASRTLKEQKLELVHSDLWGSTPITSLGGASYYMTFIDDFTRKKVESFGRK; via the exons ATGGTGGTGGCTCGAGGTAAGAAGGAGGGTACACTGTACATGATCGTGAACAGCCATGATAGCATTGCACTTGCTAGTGCAAACAGCAATGCAGATTTGTGGCATTGTAGGCTTGGCCACATGAGTGAGAAAGGGATGAAACAATTATGTTCAAAGGGCAAACTATCAGGTCTAAAAACAGTTAAGCTTGGATTATGTGAGGATTGTGTATTCGGGAAGCAGAAAAGAGTTAGTTTTTCGAAGGCTAGTAGAACTTTGAAGGAGCAGAAGTTGGAGCTCGTACATAGTGACTTATGGGGATCAACACCGATCACATCTCTTGGTGGCGCATCATATTACATGACCTTCATTGACGACTTCACGAGGAAG AAAGTGGAAAGCTTTGGTAGAAAATGA